One region of Campylobacter showae CSUNSWCD genomic DNA includes:
- a CDS encoding type I restriction endonuclease subunit R, with protein sequence MTPDTSENKIQQNSINLLRNLGYKFISREENLRLRGSKSSEVLFREILTQKLYEINGYEYKGKRYKFSQSSILKAVDELAGVSLNEGLMIANEKITNLLLLGTSLEENLEDGTRRSFSFKFIDFENLQNNDFYVTEEFEVSRANQGEIQKHRRPDLVLFINGIPIVVIELKKSSVSLENGIKQLQKEQGKEEIAHLFKYIQLTIAANGSEARYGTTGTPFKFYSVWKEQDSVNESLEDVIEDRKISALDTTLFALLSKDRLLRLIRHYILFDKRVKKVCRYQQFFAIEETLKRVSAKKEGARVGGLIWHTQGSGKSLTMVMLTKLLKQIYSNSKVIVVTDRIDLDEQIHETFKNTDIKAGRASSGSDLIEKLQSGVSVITTLVHKFEKVQNQKVVIRDSDIFVLVDESHRTQGGDLHKAMKKALPLACYIGFTGTPLLKREKNSFAKFGGEIHRYTIDDAVKDGAVLPLLYEGRYVGQEVLDADGLTRKFDLISKELSDQAKRDLQQKWARFERVASSEQRLELIAVDINEHFKKSLKMANGGFKAMLATQRKYDAIKYHQIFEEFGEIKTAYVISSNEHEELEGGHKEYVAKAWQETIKDYGGEEAYLKHVKNEFIYGDEIDLLIVVDKLLTGFDAPRASTLYIDKQLKEHNLLQAIARVNRLYDGKDYGYIIDYRGLLGELDEALTSYASLSGFDPEDLSGAVIDVRSEIVKAKTYYTHLDGLFSGVKFKDDLESYVAVLEDVQKRDDFKEWLSQFARAFKLALCSEKICDILSEEEIKAYKQKVKFYNELRKAVQLRYHESCDFGKYEAQMQKLLDTYVSAKEVNELTRLVNIFETEFDDEVQRVEGKNAKADTIISAVSAVVKEKMESNPAFYKSIAKQIQDIIDEYKAKRLSEEEKLAKAKQLKGLITGALKPNEDRYPKEFNGKEILFAIYDNLLDILGDVELEDIEAVAKNLSMKFYEIYEKASKKPEWYKNKEVENEITSQMEDALWDVEDEYGVSIDDKEKIYQTIRGIGISFYAK encoded by the coding sequence ATGACCCCAGATACTTCAGAAAATAAGATCCAGCAAAACAGCATAAATTTACTACGAAATTTGGGCTATAAATTTATAAGCAGGGAAGAAAATTTAAGGCTTCGTGGCTCTAAATCTAGCGAGGTTTTGTTTAGGGAAATTTTAACCCAAAAGCTTTACGAGATAAACGGCTACGAGTATAAGGGCAAGCGATATAAATTTAGCCAAAGCAGTATTTTAAAAGCGGTCGATGAGTTAGCGGGAGTTTCACTAAACGAAGGGCTAATGATCGCAAATGAAAAGATCACTAATTTGCTCTTGCTTGGCACTAGCTTAGAGGAAAATTTAGAGGACGGCACAAGAAGAAGCTTTTCTTTTAAATTTATAGACTTTGAAAATTTGCAAAACAACGACTTTTATGTAACGGAGGAGTTTGAAGTAAGCAGGGCAAATCAAGGCGAGATACAAAAGCACAGAAGGCCAGATCTCGTGCTTTTTATAAACGGCATACCAATAGTCGTAATAGAGCTTAAAAAATCAAGCGTGAGCCTTGAAAACGGCATAAAACAGCTACAAAAAGAGCAGGGCAAAGAGGAAATAGCGCATCTTTTTAAATACATCCAGCTAACTATCGCAGCAAACGGCAGTGAGGCAAGATACGGCACAACGGGCACGCCGTTTAAATTTTATAGCGTGTGGAAAGAGCAAGATAGCGTAAATGAAAGCCTAGAGGACGTGATAGAAGATAGAAAAATAAGTGCGCTTGATACTACGCTTTTTGCGCTACTATCTAAAGATAGGCTATTAAGGCTAATTAGGCACTATATACTGTTTGATAAAAGGGTGAAAAAGGTTTGCAGATATCAGCAGTTTTTTGCGATAGAAGAGACGCTAAAGCGAGTATCGGCGAAAAAAGAGGGCGCAAGAGTGGGCGGACTCATCTGGCACACACAAGGAAGTGGCAAGTCGCTTACTATGGTAATGCTAACAAAGCTTTTAAAACAAATTTATTCAAACTCAAAAGTTATCGTCGTAACCGACAGGATAGACCTAGATGAGCAGATACACGAAACTTTTAAAAACACGGATATAAAAGCAGGACGAGCAAGTAGCGGAAGCGATCTGATAGAAAAGCTACAAAGCGGCGTTAGCGTGATAACTACGCTCGTGCATAAATTTGAAAAGGTGCAAAACCAAAAGGTAGTGATACGAGATAGCGATATATTTGTGTTAGTAGATGAGAGCCACCGCACGCAAGGCGGAGATCTGCATAAGGCGATGAAAAAGGCTTTGCCGCTTGCTTGTTATATAGGCTTTACAGGCACGCCGCTTTTAAAGCGCGAGAAAAATAGCTTTGCTAAATTTGGCGGAGAAATTCATAGATATACGATAGATGACGCCGTCAAAGACGGAGCCGTTTTACCGCTACTTTACGAGGGGCGATATGTGGGTCAAGAGGTGCTTGATGCTGATGGGCTAACTAGGAAATTTGATCTCATATCAAAAGAGCTAAGTGATCAGGCTAAAAGGGACTTGCAACAAAAGTGGGCGAGGTTTGAGCGTGTGGCTTCGAGCGAGCAAAGGCTAGAGCTCATAGCCGTTGATATAAATGAGCATTTTAAAAAGAGTTTAAAGATGGCAAATGGCGGATTTAAGGCGATGCTTGCAACGCAAAGAAAATATGACGCCATAAAATATCATCAAATTTTTGAAGAATTTGGAGAAATAAAAACTGCTTACGTGATATCAAGCAACGAGCACGAGGAGCTTGAGGGCGGGCACAAAGAGTACGTCGCAAAGGCGTGGCAAGAGACGATAAAAGACTACGGCGGTGAGGAGGCGTACCTAAAGCATGTCAAAAACGAATTTATTTACGGCGACGAGATAGATCTGCTTATCGTCGTTGATAAGCTTTTAACGGGATTTGACGCGCCAAGAGCAAGCACGCTTTATATAGATAAACAGCTAAAAGAGCATAATCTGCTCCAAGCCATAGCTAGAGTAAATAGGCTTTATGACGGAAAAGATTATGGCTACATTATTGATTATAGAGGGCTTTTGGGCGAACTTGATGAGGCGCTTACTAGCTATGCGTCGCTAAGCGGCTTTGACCCGGAGGATCTAAGCGGAGCCGTGATAGACGTAAGAAGTGAGATCGTAAAGGCTAAGACCTACTATACTCATTTAGACGGGCTTTTTAGTGGCGTCAAATTTAAAGACGACTTAGAAAGCTATGTGGCGGTTTTAGAAGACGTGCAAAAACGAGACGACTTTAAAGAGTGGCTGTCGCAGTTTGCTAGGGCGTTTAAACTAGCGCTTTGTAGTGAGAAAATTTGCGATATCTTAAGCGAAGAGGAGATAAAAGCCTATAAACAAAAGGTTAAATTTTATAACGAGCTAAGAAAGGCGGTGCAGCTAAGGTATCACGAGAGTTGCGACTTTGGCAAATACGAAGCTCAGATGCAAAAGCTACTTGATACTTATGTGAGCGCAAAAGAGGTCAATGAGCTCACCAGGCTTGTAAATATCTTTGAGACGGAATTTGATGACGAGGTGCAAAGAGTCGAAGGTAAAAATGCAAAAGCTGATACGATAATCAGCGCCGTAAGTGCAGTGGTAAAAGAGAAAATGGAGTCAAATCCGGCGTTTTATAAATCAATAGCCAAGCAGATACAAGATATCATCGACGAGTATAAGGCAAAAAGACTGAGCGAAGAGGAAAAACTTGCCAAAGCAAAACAGCTAAAAGGCCTAATAACCGGAGCTTTAAAGCCAAATGAAGATAGATATCCAAAAGAATTTAACGGCAAGGAAATTTTGTTTGCCATTTATGATAATTTGCTTGATATTTTAGGCGATGTGGAGCTTGAGGATATAGAGGCGGTCGCTAAAAATTTGAGTATGAAATTTTATGAAATTTATGAAAAAGCCTCTAAAAAACCGGAATGGTACAAAAATAAAGAGGTAGAAAACGAGATAACAAGCCAGATGGAAGACGCTCTTTGGGATGTCGAGGACGAATACGGCGTATCTATCGATGATAAAGAGAAAATTTATCAAACTATCCGTGGCATAGGGATAAGTTTTTATGCAAAGTGA
- a CDS encoding restriction endonuclease subunit S — protein MINLSKIAEIKTGLVLSRKKAEAHSPSEHSYKIVSLKSFTEDAIYDDAFADEFISSEQINEEYKVSLGDVLLRLREPNFAVYIDKEYSDLVYTSLMVRIRIKSDKFDPHFVAHYLNSSAVKRVLAPDVSGTTIAMIGVASINNIKIPTINLQTQNKIVKYLNLAREESEILQNLAAQKQKYHKSIFENLIKEEN, from the coding sequence ATGATAAATTTAAGCAAAATAGCCGAAATAAAAACCGGCTTAGTGTTAAGCAGAAAAAAGGCTGAGGCGCATAGCCCGTCCGAGCACTCGTATAAAATAGTCTCGCTAAAGTCGTTTACAGAAGATGCCATTTACGACGATGCTTTTGCAGATGAATTTATATCTAGCGAGCAAATCAACGAGGAGTATAAAGTAAGCCTTGGTGATGTTTTGCTGCGGCTTAGAGAGCCGAATTTTGCCGTTTATATAGACAAGGAGTATAGCGACCTCGTCTATACGTCTTTGATGGTTCGCATAAGGATTAAAAGCGATAAATTTGATCCGCATTTCGTGGCGCATTATCTAAATAGCAGCGCCGTTAAAAGAGTCCTTGCGCCAGATGTTTCAGGCACTACAATAGCGATGATAGGTGTTGCAAGCATAAATAACATAAAAATACCAACCATAAATTTGCAAACCCAAAACAAGATAGTAAAATACCTAAATTTAGCTCGCGAGGAGAGCGAAATTTTGCAAAATTTAGCAGCCCAAAAGCAAAAATACCACAAAAGTATATTTGAAAATTTAATAAAAGAGGAGAACTAA
- a CDS encoding DUF3800 domain-containing protein produces MSQYGKYIVYVDESGDHSLSPINKEYPVFVLAFCIFEKHKYSIDIVPKLKEFKFKHFGHDMVVLHENEIRRDKGEFKILNSKDKKDSFISELTNIIENAEFTLISAVINKEKLGSGVGSPYDLALKFCMERTYFFLRDKNEANNITHIVVEQRGKREDESLELEFRRICDGYNYRSIKMNFEIVMANKLSNSAGLQLADLVARPIGLNVIKPDQENRAFEILKQKFRSSNGVYNGYGYKIYP; encoded by the coding sequence ATGAGCCAATACGGCAAGTATATCGTATATGTAGATGAGAGCGGAGATCACTCCTTAAGCCCTATCAATAAAGAATATCCGGTGTTTGTCTTGGCTTTTTGTATATTTGAAAAACATAAATATAGCATAGATATAGTGCCTAAACTTAAAGAATTTAAATTTAAGCATTTTGGACACGATATGGTTGTATTGCATGAAAATGAGATAAGACGAGATAAGGGGGAATTTAAAATACTAAACTCTAAAGATAAAAAAGATAGTTTTATATCTGAGCTAACAAATATTATAGAAAATGCCGAATTTACTCTTATTTCAGCCGTTATAAATAAAGAAAAACTCGGAAGCGGAGTTGGTAGCCCTTACGATCTAGCTCTTAAATTTTGCATGGAAAGAACATATTTTTTTCTAAGAGATAAAAACGAAGCAAATAATATAACGCATATAGTGGTGGAGCAAAGAGGAAAAAGGGAAGATGAAAGCTTGGAGCTTGAGTTTAGAAGAATTTGTGACGGATATAATTATAGGAGTATCAAAATGAACTTTGAAATAGTTATGGCAAATAAACTTAGTAATTCTGCAGGACTTCAACTAGCTGATTTAGTAGCAAGACCGATAGGACTAAATGTCATAAAGCCAGATCAAGAAAATAGAGCATTTGAAATATTGAAGCAAAAATTTAGAAGTAGCAATGGAGTTTATAATGGATATGGATATAAAATTTACCCATAA
- a CDS encoding type I restriction-modification system subunit M, translated as MQKTTQDAINNVVWKACDTFRGTMDGSDYKDYVLTMLFVKYLSDFYKEKLELLKAEYGDKSDRIEAKLKKEKFKLDESCTFEYLLAHKEAANLGEIMNKTLEKIEEDNKDKLEGIFRSIDFNNKNKLGDTKERNAILQNLLEDFSDTRLDLRPSMLEGNDIIGDAYEYLIAHFASDAGKKGGEFYTPSEVSTLLAKLVEPKEGDMIYDPTCGSGSLLIKASKEVGSKNFRLYGQEKNGQTHALCKMNMFLHEINDAVIEWGDTIRNPLHLQDNLIKTFDIVVANPPFSLDKWGADFAGNDPFMRFASYALPPKSKGDYAFVVHMIKSLNNNGKMGVVLPHGVLFRGANEGKIRQKLIEENLLDAVIGLPANLFYGTSIPACILVFKKNRTNEDVLFIDASKEFEKGKNQNSLTEQNIKKIVTTYKNRSEIEKYSHVASLSEIKENDYNLNIPRYVDTFEEEEPIDIEATKAEISRLEAELKSVQGKMSEYLAELGL; from the coding sequence ATGCAAAAGACCACACAAGATGCCATAAATAACGTCGTTTGGAAGGCTTGCGACACATTTCGCGGCACGATGGACGGAAGCGATTATAAAGACTATGTCTTAACGATGCTTTTTGTTAAGTATCTATCTGATTTTTATAAAGAAAAGCTTGAATTGCTTAAAGCCGAATACGGCGATAAGAGTGATAGGATCGAAGCAAAGCTAAAGAAAGAGAAATTTAAGCTTGATGAGAGTTGCACCTTTGAGTATCTTTTAGCACACAAAGAGGCTGCAAATTTAGGCGAGATAATGAACAAAACGCTAGAAAAGATCGAAGAGGACAACAAAGATAAGCTTGAAGGCATCTTTAGAAGCATCGACTTTAATAACAAAAACAAGCTTGGGGACACGAAAGAGAGAAACGCTATCTTGCAAAATTTGCTCGAGGACTTTAGCGACACTAGGCTAGATCTTCGCCCATCTATGCTTGAAGGCAACGACATAATAGGCGACGCATACGAGTATCTTATAGCTCACTTTGCAAGTGACGCTGGCAAAAAAGGCGGAGAGTTTTATACGCCAAGCGAGGTTTCGACGCTTCTTGCAAAGCTAGTTGAGCCAAAAGAGGGCGATATGATCTATGATCCTACTTGCGGCTCTGGCTCGCTTCTTATCAAGGCTTCAAAAGAGGTCGGTAGCAAAAATTTCCGCCTTTACGGACAAGAGAAAAACGGACAAACTCACGCACTTTGCAAGATGAATATGTTTTTGCACGAGATAAATGACGCCGTGATCGAGTGGGGCGACACGATCAGAAACCCGCTTCATCTGCAAGATAACCTTATCAAAACCTTTGACATAGTCGTGGCAAATCCCCCTTTTAGCCTCGATAAATGGGGTGCTGACTTTGCTGGGAACGATCCTTTTATGAGATTTGCTAGCTACGCTTTGCCGCCAAAGAGCAAGGGCGACTACGCATTTGTCGTGCATATGATAAAAAGTCTAAACAACAACGGCAAAATGGGCGTCGTGCTTCCGCATGGAGTACTATTTCGCGGGGCAAATGAGGGCAAGATCCGCCAAAAACTAATCGAAGAAAATTTACTAGACGCCGTCATCGGACTACCGGCAAATCTATTTTACGGCACGAGCATCCCTGCTTGCATACTCGTTTTTAAGAAAAACCGCACAAACGAAGACGTACTATTTATCGACGCTAGCAAAGAATTTGAAAAAGGCAAAAACCAAAACTCGCTAACCGAGCAAAATATCAAAAAGATAGTCACAACCTATAAAAACAGAAGCGAGATAGAAAAATACTCCCACGTAGCAAGCCTTAGTGAGATAAAAGAGAATGACTACAACCTAAACATCCCTCGCTATGTCGATACATTTGAAGAAGAAGAGCCTATCGATATCGAGGCTACAAAGGCTGAGATTTCACGCCTAGAAGCCGAGCTAAAAAGCGTTCAAGGCAAGATGAGCGAGTATCTTGCGGAGCTTGGGCTATGA
- a CDS encoding restriction endonuclease subunit S, whose protein sequence is MSEFKNLPSGWKVVRLGEICNVKQGLQIPISERFCENAQNRYFYITNEFLKEKSEVKYYIENPPEGTICFCDDILMTRTGNTGMVVTNVFGVFHNNFFKIAYDRQLIKKEYFVFLLTGPKIQNEILKRAGSSTIPDLNHGDFLSIKISIPPLDEQEKIAEILSTWDEAINLTINLIESKKQFKKALMQNLLTAKIRFPEFQDEWLIVKLEEVSEIYQPQTISQSELTDSGFDVYGANGIIGKYSRYNHEFEQVVITCRGNTCGAVNFTKPKSWITGNAMVINLDNSTKAIKTFIYYLLSNTNFQYLISGSGQPQITSNIRYHKIKLPNLDEQQKIAEVLTACDDEINLLNLKLENLKKQKQGLMQKLLSAKVRVK, encoded by the coding sequence ATGAGCGAATTTAAGAATTTACCAAGCGGATGGAAGGTCGTGAGGCTTGGGGAAATTTGCAATGTTAAACAAGGATTGCAAATCCCTATATCGGAAAGATTTTGTGAAAATGCACAAAATAGATATTTTTATATAACAAATGAGTTTTTAAAAGAAAAATCAGAAGTCAAGTATTATATTGAAAATCCGCCAGAGGGTACCATTTGTTTTTGTGATGATATATTGATGACAAGAACTGGTAATACTGGCATGGTTGTCACGAATGTTTTTGGTGTTTTTCATAATAATTTTTTTAAAATTGCATATGATAGACAACTTATCAAAAAAGAGTATTTTGTTTTTTTGCTTACTGGACCAAAAATACAAAACGAAATTTTAAAAAGAGCTGGGAGTTCAACAATACCAGACTTAAATCATGGTGATTTTTTAAGTATAAAAATTTCAATTCCGCCATTAGACGAGCAAGAAAAGATAGCGGAAATTTTATCTACTTGGGATGAGGCTATAAATTTAACTATAAATTTGATAGAAAGCAAAAAGCAGTTTAAAAAAGCCCTTATGCAAAATTTACTTACAGCCAAAATCCGCTTCCCTGAGTTTCAAGACGAGTGGCTAATTGTGAAATTGGAAGAGGTTTCTGAAATATATCAACCGCAAACAATTTCACAAAGTGAATTAACAGATAGTGGATTTGACGTTTATGGCGCCAATGGCATTATAGGAAAATATAGTAGGTATAATCACGAATTTGAACAAGTTGTTATAACTTGCAGAGGAAACACATGCGGTGCGGTTAATTTTACAAAACCAAAATCATGGATAACTGGTAATGCTATGGTTATAAATTTAGACAATTCAACTAAAGCTATAAAAACTTTTATTTATTATTTACTATCAAATACAAATTTCCAATATCTAATCTCTGGCTCAGGACAGCCTCAAATTACAAGTAACATTAGATATCATAAAATAAAACTTCCAAATTTAGACGAGCAACAAAAAATCGCAGAGGTTTTAACGGCTTGCGATGACGAGATAAATTTACTAAATTTAAAACTAGAAAATTTGAAAAAACAAAAACAAGGCTTAATGCAAAAACTACTAAGCGCAAAGGTAAGAGTAAAATGA
- a CDS encoding radical SAM protein, whose translation MQIVFGPVSSRRFGVSLGIDLSPAQKCCNFDCVYCELTAAKPVAEIENSPSVEQVIAEVKAALAVHPHIDVITLTANGEPTLYPDLARLVSELNLIKGPAKTLILSNGSGVLDPKICEALKGLDIVKFSLDSAVQKTFARIDRSGDNIDVGELVATMAKFRREFKGELVLEILVVKGLNDTKVEFKALNAALNQISPARVDISTIDRPPAYPVKGVSQELLHELAQQISDVPCVIASAKYGDEKFELSKEELLELVKRRPQSENDVTNSFSESSKQNLHELLADGKIKIVDAAGTKFYRLA comes from the coding sequence ATGCAAATCGTATTTGGTCCCGTTAGCTCGCGCAGGTTTGGCGTTTCGCTGGGTATCGATCTATCGCCAGCGCAAAAATGCTGTAACTTTGACTGCGTTTACTGTGAACTCACGGCGGCAAAACCCGTCGCGGAAATAGAAAATTCGCCTAGCGTAGAGCAAGTAATCGCCGAGGTGAAGGCCGCACTTGCCGTGCATCCGCATATCGACGTCATCACGCTTACAGCGAATGGCGAACCGACGCTCTACCCGGATCTGGCGCGGCTAGTAAGCGAGCTAAATTTGATAAAAGGTCCCGCCAAAACTCTCATCCTCTCAAACGGCTCGGGCGTGCTTGATCCTAAAATTTGCGAGGCGCTAAAGGGGCTTGATATCGTCAAATTTAGCCTTGATAGCGCGGTGCAAAAGACCTTTGCCAGGATCGACCGCTCGGGCGATAATATCGATGTTGGCGAGCTGGTGGCCACGATGGCTAAATTTAGGCGAGAATTCAAAGGCGAGCTAGTGCTTGAAATCCTGGTCGTAAAGGGGCTAAACGATACGAAGGTGGAATTTAAGGCGCTAAATGCGGCGCTAAATCAAATTTCACCAGCCCGCGTGGATATAAGTACCATCGACCGCCCTCCCGCATATCCGGTTAAGGGCGTGAGCCAGGAGCTCTTGCATGAGCTTGCGCAGCAAATTTCCGACGTACCGTGCGTCATAGCATCAGCAAAATACGGCGATGAAAAATTTGAGCTTAGCAAAGAGGAGCTACTTGAGCTAGTAAAACGCCGCCCGCAAAGCGAAAACGATGTAACAAATAGCTTCTCTGAAAGCTCGAAACAAAATTTGCATGAGCTTTTAGCGGACGGAAAGATAAAAATAGTAGATGCGGCGGGGACTAAATTTTACCGACTTGCGTGA
- a CDS encoding dicarboxylate/amino acid:cation symporter, producing MQPNAKRGIIQKYFEANLLLKILAGLILGAVCGIIFQDAKDAIVILKPFGDVFIRLLKMIIVPIVMASLIVGCSSISPSDLGRVGAKVLIFYILTSFFAIIVGLAVGLILEPGAGLHITGSGDVGGKAANAPSMSSILVNLFPTNPFEAIAKGEILQIITFSLFFGVALSFLKDSKDERLSRLGNLIYDVFDGINHIMFYVIRWIMEYAPFGVFALIFIVFSQQGVKAFGPLLGVTVSAYIGFAAQIFVVYFLICLIVKINPFKFLKKVRPPMLTAFVTRSSGGTLPISMKTAEEDMGIPKQIYGFALPVGATVNMNGTIIYLGICAMFIANAVGVELDSGAKMTIILTAVLAAVGTAGVPGAGAIMLLMVLESVGLKVEGGSAVAAAYALILGIDAILDMGRTSMNVTGDMLGALVVAKNEKKLDESKWAD from the coding sequence GTGCAACCAAACGCTAAACGCGGAATAATCCAAAAATATTTCGAGGCGAATTTGCTTCTAAAAATTTTAGCCGGACTTATTTTGGGTGCCGTTTGCGGCATCATTTTTCAAGACGCAAAGGACGCGATAGTTATCCTAAAGCCTTTTGGCGACGTATTCATAAGACTTCTTAAAATGATCATCGTGCCTATCGTTATGGCCTCGCTCATCGTGGGCTGTAGCTCCATCTCACCTTCGGATCTTGGCAGAGTAGGGGCAAAGGTGCTGATTTTTTACATATTGACGTCGTTTTTTGCCATCATAGTAGGGCTTGCGGTCGGGCTTATCTTGGAGCCGGGAGCAGGACTACATATAACCGGCAGCGGCGACGTAGGCGGCAAAGCCGCAAATGCGCCTAGCATGTCGTCGATACTCGTAAATTTATTTCCAACCAACCCTTTTGAAGCTATTGCAAAGGGCGAAATTTTACAAATCATAACTTTTAGCCTATTTTTCGGCGTCGCGCTTTCGTTTTTAAAGGATAGCAAGGACGAGAGGCTTAGTAGGCTTGGAAATTTGATCTACGACGTATTTGACGGAATCAACCATATCATGTTTTACGTTATAAGATGGATCATGGAGTACGCGCCGTTTGGCGTTTTCGCTCTTATATTTATCGTCTTTTCACAGCAAGGCGTAAAGGCTTTCGGGCCGCTTTTGGGCGTCACGGTTAGCGCGTATATCGGCTTTGCGGCTCAAATTTTCGTCGTTTATTTCTTGATTTGCTTGATCGTTAAAATCAATCCGTTTAAATTTCTAAAAAAAGTTCGCCCGCCTATGTTAACGGCTTTTGTAACCAGAAGCTCGGGTGGAACGCTGCCTATCTCGATGAAAACGGCCGAAGAAGACATGGGTATCCCAAAGCAAATTTACGGCTTTGCGCTTCCCGTGGGCGCCACCGTAAATATGAACGGCACGATCATATATCTAGGTATCTGCGCGATGTTTATCGCTAACGCCGTGGGCGTGGAGCTTGACTCTGGGGCTAAAATGACCATAATACTAACGGCCGTCCTTGCTGCCGTGGGAACTGCCGGGGTGCCTGGAGCGGGCGCGATAATGCTTTTGATGGTGCTTGAATCAGTAGGTCTAAAAGTCGAGGGCGGAAGCGCGGTAGCTGCGGCGTATGCGCTGATTTTAGGTATCGACGCGATCCTTGATATGGGGCGCACGTCGATGAACGTGACGGGTGATATGCTGGGTGCGCTAGTGGTGGCTAAAAATGAAAAAAAATTAGACGAAAGTAAGTGGGCGGATTAG
- the hemE gene encoding uroporphyrinogen decarboxylase yields MIFIDACLKKPTPYTPVWMMRQAGRYLPEYMAVRAKAGDFLSLCKDYKKASEVTIQPVEILGVDAAILFSDILVVPLEMGMDLKFVQGEGPVFSGPIKTKDDLDRLDVQKSIKNLDYVYDTIKLTRENLAHDKALIGFCGAPWTIATYMIEGGGTKTYAVSKKLLYSNPEFMHQILAKVTAALIGYMKEQIKAGVNAVQIFDSWAAALEEQAYFEFGFSYINKIVDSVKAEFPHIPVIVFPKGISGYLDKISGNFDVFGVDWSTPIELAKEKLSPRYVLQGNMEPTRLYSKKAIDEGVDKILSTMKGAPHIFNLGHGILPDVPVENAKYFIKAVQTRSAR; encoded by the coding sequence ATGATTTTCATCGACGCTTGTTTAAAAAAACCGACGCCCTATACGCCTGTTTGGATGATGCGCCAAGCTGGCAGATATCTGCCAGAATATATGGCTGTAAGAGCTAAAGCAGGGGACTTTTTATCACTTTGTAAAGACTATAAAAAAGCTAGCGAGGTCACGATCCAGCCGGTTGAAATTTTAGGCGTCGATGCGGCGATACTTTTTAGTGATATCCTCGTCGTGCCACTCGAGATGGGCATGGATCTTAAATTCGTCCAAGGCGAGGGTCCGGTATTTAGTGGTCCTATCAAGACGAAAGATGATCTGGATAGGCTGGACGTCCAAAAATCAATCAAAAATTTAGACTACGTATACGATACGATCAAGCTAACGCGCGAAAATTTGGCACATGATAAGGCTCTGATCGGCTTTTGCGGAGCGCCGTGGACGATAGCTACGTATATGATCGAGGGCGGCGGGACGAAAACCTATGCGGTCAGCAAGAAGCTTTTATATTCAAACCCTGAGTTTATGCATCAAATTTTAGCCAAGGTTACGGCCGCGCTCATAGGCTACATGAAAGAGCAGATAAAAGCTGGCGTAAATGCGGTGCAAATTTTTGACAGCTGGGCGGCTGCGCTTGAAGAGCAGGCTTATTTTGAGTTTGGATTTAGCTATATAAATAAGATAGTTGATAGCGTTAAGGCCGAATTCCCGCATATCCCAGTCATCGTTTTTCCAAAAGGCATAAGCGGATATCTGGATAAAATTTCAGGAAATTTTGACGTTTTTGGCGTAGATTGGAGCACGCCGATCGAGCTTGCAAAAGAAAAACTTAGTCCAAGATACGTCCTTCAAGGCAACATGGAGCCAACAAGGCTTTATAGTAAAAAGGCGATCGACGAAGGTGTGGATAAAATTTTAAGCACGATGAAAGGCGCGCCGCATATTTTCAACCTTGGTCATGGAATTTTACCTGATGTGCCAGTCGAAAACGCAAAATACTTTATCAAGGCCGTGCAAACAAGAAGCGCAAGGTAA